The following proteins are co-located in the Leptodactylus fuscus isolate aLepFus1 chromosome 8, aLepFus1.hap2, whole genome shotgun sequence genome:
- the LOC142216961 gene encoding uncharacterized protein LOC142216961, whose product MDFHNVTGLFYPSQTLGGPHIDITEIITSQNIISRVMHSYLGILVPLGLLAGVFCLSIFIKVKIKHQALDHLDFYLLALAVTDITIVLYSFTSKTRPGYLIISNLSCGVLSCFINVSYYFSQYLLILTFPLLLIMEDSTTSQSHLRNVLLTLTLSVLMSIVNVSLLGTYDRLQNITQCQMDPLNAKPEYDIMKFTAGFGFPSLVLLIFTILLIVHARKVEMSEKLQVHAVLLCHIALMFICRLFYNIMLIRRTGLKIHGSYLSLREELVLNIAELVVFSGSCIRLLFTLVLHKPCRDGLKKSVQFLINMCRRKDATNSVI is encoded by the coding sequence ATGGACTTTCACAATGTGACGGGGCTTTTCTACCCCAGCCAGACTCTGGGGGGTCCTCACATAGACATCACAGAGATCATTACTTCTCAAAACATCATCTCGAGGGTCATGCACAGCTACCTTGGTATCCTCGTCCCTCTTGGTTTGTTGGCCGGTGTCTTCTGTTTGTCTATATTCATCAAAGTTAAGATAAAGCACCAAGCCCTCGATCACCTGGACTTCTACCTTCTGGCGTTGGCGGTGACAGACATCACAATCGTCTTGTACTCTTTTACCTCCAAGACAAGACCAGGCTATCTGATAATCTCCAATCTGAGTTGTGGCGTCCTATCGTGTTTCATCAATGTCAGCTATTACTTCTCACAGTATCTGCTGATTTTAACGTTCCCCCTCTTACTCATCATGGAGGACTCCACAACATCTCAAAGTCATCTGAGAAACGTCCTCCTGACTTTGACATTGTCCGTTCTTATGTCCATAGTCAATGTGTCCCTGCTGGGAACTTACGACAGACTTCAGAATATAACGCAATGCCAGATGGACCCATTAAACGCCAAACCAGAATATGACATCATGAAGTTCACGGCAGGCTTTGGTTTCCCATCCTTGGTTCTCCTAATATTCACCATTCTATTGATTGTTCATGCCCGAAAAGTGGAAATGTCTGAGAAGCTCCAGGTTCACGCGGTGCTATTATGTCACATCGCACTTATGTTTATATGCCGACTGTTTTACAACATCATgctgatcaggaggacagggctAAAGATTCATGGCTCGTATCTGTCCCTGAGAGAGGAACTAGTCCTAAATATTGCAGAACTTGTAGTATTCAGTGGAAGTTGCATTAGACTTCTATTCACACTTGTCTTGCATAAACCATGTCGGGACGGTCTTAAGAAATCTGTACAATTCTTAATCAATATGTGCAGAAGAAAAGATGCAACCAACAGTGTTATCTAA
- the GPER1 gene encoding G-protein coupled estrogen receptor 1 — translation MDVYNTEKPSITCNFSLLELNETYCNESSPSRGLVDTNRHYFIGLLLSCLYTVLLFPIGFIGNLMILVVNIRFREKMTIPDLYFINLAAADLILVADSLIEVFNLNEKYYDITILCTFMSLFLQINMYSSIFFLTWMSFDRYIALTKVMKSNIFRTKEHARLSCGLIWMASISATLLPFTAVQVQHTEDVHFCFADVKEIQWLEITLGFIIPFVIIGLCYSLIIRVLIRAHKHRNLRLRRQKALRMIVVVVLVFFICWLPENVFISIGLLQGTDGQQDNESFRHSHPLTGHIVNLAAFSNSCLNPLIYSFLGETFRDKLRLYIKDKRSMSAFNRFCQVSLKSVIPESSEHSEVKYNSGV, via the coding sequence ATGGATGTATACAACACAGAAAAACCATCGATCACTTGCAACTTCTCATTACTGGAGCTCAATGAGACATACTGCAATGAAAGCTCGCCCAGCCGTGGCCTTGTGGACACCAACAGGCATTATTTCATCGGGCTCCTCTTATCATGCCTCTACACAGTTCTGCTTTTTCCTATAGGATTTATTGGAAACCTCATGATTTTGGTTGTAAACATTCGTTTCCGAGAAAAGATGACCATCCCGGACTTGTACTTTATCAACTTGGCTGCGGCCGACCTCATCCTGGTGGCGGACTCTCTCATTGAAGTTTTCAATCTCAATGAGAAATATTACGATATTACCATACTTTGCACCTTCATGTCACTTTTCCTGCAAATCAATATGTACAGCAGCATATTCTTTCTTACATGGATGAGCTTTGACAGATATATTGCACTGACAAAAGTGATGAAATCCAATATATTTCGAACTAAAGAGCATGCACGATTGAGCTGCGGGCTGATCTGGATGGCCTCCATATCGGCGACGTTGCTGCCGTTCACTGCCGTACAGGTGCAGCACACGGAGGACGTTCATTTCTGCTTTGCTGATGTCAAAGAAATCCAATGGTTGGAAATTACACTGGGGTTTATCATTCCATTTGTAATCATTGGCCTCTGCTATTCCCTGATTATTCGGGTGTTGATCAGGGCTCACAAGCACCGAAACCTGAGGCTAAGGAGGCAAAAGGCGCTGAGAATGATCGTGGTGGTTGTCTTGGTCTTTTTTATCTGCTGGTTACCAGAAAACGTATTTATTAGCATTGGGCTACTGCAAGGCACTGATGGCCAGCAAGACAATGAGTCTTTTAGGCACAGCCACCCTCTTACGGGACACATTGTCAACCTGGCAGCCTTCTCCAACAGCTGCCTTAACCCTCTGATATACAGCTTTCTGGGCGAAACTTTCAGGGACAAGCTTCGATTGTACATCAAGGACAAGAGGAGCATGTCCGCCTTCAATAGGTTCTGCCAAGTGTCACTTAAGTCAGTCATTCCTGAGAGCTCGGAGCATTCGGAAGTCAAATATAACAGTGGGGTGTAA